CGAGGAGACCGAATGGAGGAACTTGAGACCGATGAAGTAGAGGCCGGGCTCCGAATCGACGATCCCCCGCTCGTGGAGCGGTTCCTGCGGTCCGAGCACGGGTAGCTCGATCCAGGAGAATCCGGGTTGGAAGCCCGTGCACCACACCACATTGGCGGCATCCACGGAGCGACCGTCTTCGAGTTGCGGCAGTCCCTCTGAGACACCGGTGACCCGAGGGACACGTTGCACTCCCAGTGCGGCGAGATCTTTGGGCTTGACCCGGATCAGCGGTTCACCGCTCGAGATCATCTTGGGTCGCGCTTTCCTTCCGATGGGCGTCCCGGTCGTCAGCACCCGGTGAAAGATGACCCGGCCGATGAACGGCATGAGGACGCGGGCGACGACGCTTTCGGGGCGGAAGGGGATCGCGCCGGTGCTGGGTCCCGATAGCACCACCTCGTGCGTTCTCGCCACTTCGTTGGCGACCTCGGCACCCGAGTTCCCCGCACCGACGACGAGGACGCTACCTTCTTGGAGCTGCCCCGGATTCTTGTACTCGGCGACATGGAGCTGGACGATCCGCGCATCGAGATCGGATGCACACTCGGGGATCCGGGGCCGTTGCCAGCTCGACATCGCGACCACCACGTTGTCGGCTTCGAACCGTCGGTCCCCCGAGGTGGCGACGAAACGATCACCTTCCCGCGACAGCCTCTCCACCCGTATCCGCGTCTCCACCTGGAGGTCGAACTTCCGAGCGTAGGACTCGAGGTAGTCCGCCCACTCGTTCTTGCTCGGGAACCCCCAGTGGTACCCGGGGAACGACATCCCCGGAAGGCGATTGAGACGGTTGGGGGTGAACAGTCGCAGGGAGTCCCACCGGTTCCGCCACGCGTCCCCGATCCGCGGATTGGCGTCGATGATCTTGTAGGGCAGATCTCGCCGCGCCAGCTGATAGCCCGTCGCCAGCCCGGCCTGCCCACCCCCGATGACTAGGGTTTCCACGTACTCACGTCCGTGTTGGGCGGCCATGCCACCCACCTCCTCAACCGATCGACCGGGAAGGTTTCCGTGGATCAACCCGGCCGGGCCTATACTCTCAATCGGAGTATCTATACTGGCGTTTGGAGTATGTCAAGGGGGAGATGACGACGCAGCTGACGACGACCTCGTATGCGGTTCTGGCCCAGGTTGCGGTGCATCCCTGGTCGACCTACGAGCTGGCGCAGCAGCGGGTGCGCTACTTCCGCTACGTGTGGCCGCGAGCCGAAAGCGCCATCTACCGAGAAGTGAAGCGGCTTTCTGCGATGGGCCTCCTGACCGGGAAGAAGGACTACGTCGGGAAGCGGGCACGAACCGTGTACTCGATCACGGACGAGGGACGTGAGGCGCTGCGCGGATGGCTCTCCACGCCGGTGTCTCCGTTCGCCATGGATTTCGAAGCCATGATCCGACTCTTCGTGGCCCCTCTCGGCACCAAGGATCAGATCGTGACGACCCTCCATCAGGTCCGAGACGATGCCCGGGAGATGCTCCGTTTCGGAGGAGAGGTCAAACAGGAGTTCCTCGAAGGCCTCGCCGTCACCCAGGATCAGGTCTACATCCGCGCCCTGGCAGTGGACTTCTTCATCAGCCTCCTCAACACGGTCCACGCGTGGGCGGAACGAACCATCGAAGAGATCGAATCATGGGACGACCTCAGCCCCGATGGAAAGAACGAGCGCGCACTCGACAGGATCAGAGAGCTACCGGTCGCGACGCCTAGGCCGATCGAGACGACACCGGTAGCGCCTCGTACGCAGCTCCGGCCGCGACAGCACCGGACACGTTGAAGGTTGATGTCGTGTCCCGGCTGATCGTCGGCCGGGCTCAGCAGGCCGCCAGCAGGCCCAGGACCTTGCGCCGGAACTCCGGCGGGCAGCTCTTCGGCATGCCGTTCCTCCTTTCGAGCATGAGGATTCCACCAACCCGGCTCAACAGAACCGAGGGCAGACCTCTCCACTTTCACGCGCTGCGCTTCTCTACCTGCCAATCGGCGTCCACCACGAGGTGCTTGCCCGCTCCGACCGGCCAGGGAACCCAGCCGGCGCATCGAGGCTGGTTTGAAGCACGATCCGCCGGGTATCGCCAGCGCCCAGGCAAACGAATTCGGAGGGGAGGGAAACATGAAACGGAGCTTGACTGCTTTGGCGCTGGCTGCCGTCCTGACGCTTGGCGGTGGCGCCGTCGCCACAGCGCAGGACACGGACACGTCGGTGACGGAGGAAGCCACCAATGACGATGGCGACACCGGCCTGTTCGGGCTGGCTGGCTTGCTCGGCCTTATCGGCCTCGCCGGTTTGAAGCGACGTGACCGCTCGGATCACGTGAGGACGGGTCGGGACGACGTTCGTAGGTGAGTAGCAGGCGAAGGGGGTGCGGCTATTGCGCCGCCCCCTCCGCTTGCTCTGAGGCGGAGCCGATGATGATGAGGCTTCATGCGATTCGGTAACTGGGAAGTGCAACCACTTGGCGGCGGGTTTGGTTGCTTGATGATGATCTTGGGCTCTCTCGCCTTGTCCGTGCTCCTTACCATCGTGGCCAACCTGCTTCTCCGCTAGGTCTCACCGACTCGTGCGTCCTTTGCGTCTCGGGCCTTCTCGCGCGCAAACGCCGTTGGGAGCGTACGGGGACGGTCCCGCCGGGTCCGAGCGATCGGGCAGCGGATCCTGCACCTCTCTTGAAGGCGGCGGCCTCGAACCACCAGCGGGTTCGGGGCCTTCGCCTTTTCCGAAGGTTTTTTCCGGCCTTGGGTTTGATTGGCCCGCCGCCCGGGAAATCCGCCTTCCCGACGACCAGCGAGGAGGAGAGATGGACGCGATCCAGCTGTTGGAGGACGATCACGACGCGCTCAAGGAGCTACTGGAGAAGGCGGATTCCACTACAGAGCGCGGAGTGAAGACCCGGGAGGAGCTCCTGACCCGCATCAAGAACGACCTTACCGTGCACGAGGCTATCGAAGAGGAAATCTTCTACCCCGCGTTGAAGGAACATGCCAAGACCAAGGAGATCACTCTCGAGGCCTACGAGGAGCACCACGTCGTGGACGAGATCATGGGGGAGATCGAGCAGACGCCCTTCGACGACGAGCGATGGGGGGCCAAGTTCACGGTCATGAAGGAGAACATCGAGCACCACATCGAGGAAGAGGAAGGCGAGATGTTCAAGCAGGCACGGCAGGTCTTGGATGCCGCTGAAATCGAGAAGCTGGGCGACCGGATGGCCGCGCGCAAGAAGTCGCTCCTTGCAGGGTGACGTGTTGGCGGCTCTCATTCGTCATACCGACGCGAAGGGTGAGAGGACCCATGGAAACGCGACCCCTACCGATCTATCTCAACGACCACCTAGCGGGATCCATCGCGGCATCCGAGCTTGCTAACCGCTGCCAGTCCGAGAACCGCGACCGCCCTGAGATCTCGGAAGTGCTCTCTCGATTTCGAAGAGAGCTGGAGACAGAACGTGCCGTTCTGGAGAAGATGATCGAGGTCGTCGGCGGGCAAAGGAGCACGGTCAAGATGGCCATGGCCTGGAGCATGGAGAAAGTCAGTCGGCTCAAGCTGAACGGCGGGGTCATCTCCTACACCCCGCTCAGTCGGCTGATCGAGCTTGAGGGCCTGATCGCTGGGGTGCGCTTGAAGGAGGCGCTGTGGGAGTCACTCATCGTTGCTGGTCCAGGCGGCATCGACACAGCGGCCTGCGGACGGCTCGCTGACCAGGCCCGCCGACAATCTGGGGACCTGGAAACCCTGCGCAAGGCCTGCGTGCTCGAAGCACTCGAAGAGCCTGCAAGTGCGCCGCTGTCTGACAGCTGAGCGAGTTGGTCTCGCTTGCGGTCTCTGCTCTTGCTCGGCAGTCTGAGCCAGGTCGAAGAGAGTCATGCGCAGAGAAGTTCCTCTCCCGATCCGGGGCTCTAACGGTGCCGGAAGAGGCACTTCGCACACGGTGAGTTGCGCCCCGTCACCATCGAGGCGAATATCGGCCCGTGACGGCGAGCTCGACGTTCGGCTACGCGAAGACCGACGACGGCATCTACCTCGGCTATCGGGTGGACGGTGATGGTCCGATCGACGTCGTGAGTCAATCCGACTGGCCGGGCAACATCGACCTGGAATGGGACGACCCCGTCTCGGGGGATTGGCTGCGCGAGCTGCGCTCGTTCTCCAGGGTGATCACGCACGACCCGCGAGGCCTCGGGCTGTCGAGTCGCAACGTCGGTCTCCCCACGCTCGAGACCCGCGTGTCCGACCTCATGACCGTGCTGAACACGATCGGAGTCCGACGGCCCGTGCTCTTCGGCGTCCTCGCCACGGGAGCGGTCAACATCCTTGCCGCCGCGACGCGGCCGCGGCTCCCCCGTGCCTTGGTCTGGGTCGAACCGGCGCCTCGTTACGCGCGGGCCGAGGACTTCCCCTGGGGCGTGACGCCCGAGGACCTGCAAAGCGAGCTCGACTTCATCGACCTGTGGGGGACCGAGGCATACGGGAAGGCATTCCTGCAGGATCAGGAAGTCCTGGGGAACGTCATGCCTCCCGAACTTGGCGCGTACATGCCGAGGTGGACCCGCGGCGCATGCACGCCCGACGTCGCACGGAAGTTGGTTCAGATGTGGGCCGAGATCGACGTCCGGAACGTGCTCGACGCGGTGCGAACTCCCACGCTTCTGCTCGTGCACAAGGAACGGAAGGACGCCGTCGACACCGCCGAGTACGTCGCCGCCCGGATGCCCGCGGCCGAAGTCCGCGCGATGCCAGGCGATGCCTGGGACTCGGAGGATTTCCCCGCATGGGTCGAGCAGATCCGCGACTTCATCGGCGTGGAACGGCCATCGGCGGCGCACAGCACCGTGTTGGCCACCGTGCTGTTCACGGACATCGTTGGTTCCACTCAGCGGTCCTCCGCGATGCCCGGCCGTGAGTGGAAGGAGTTGCTCCAGCGACATCACGCGATCGTGCGTGATTCCTTGCACCACCTCGACGGCACCGAGGTCGATACGGCCGGCGATGGCTTCTACGCCACTTTCGACGGACCCGCGCGTGCGATCCGGTGCGCGGTCGACATCGCAGAACGCGTCGCAGAGCTCGGGATCGAGATCCGCGCGGGGATCCATACCGGTGAGTGCGAAGTGATCGACGGCAATGCCGGCGGGCTGGCCGTCTCGATCGGAGCCAGGGTCGCGGCGAACGCCGGGCCGTCGGAGGTGTTGGTTTCGCAGACCGTGAGGGACCTCGTCGCCGGCTCCGGACTCACCTTCGAGGATGCCGGCGAGCACGAGCTGAAGGGCGTCCCCGACCGCTGGCACCTCTACCGAGTCGTGGGCCACACCGCCTGACCGGGCACGCCTGCCTCCAAGGCCTCAGGTCTCGGAGTTTGGTCTGGTCGTGGTGGCTCAGGTTCGAATGCGGCGCCGAGCCGCGAAGTGCCGAACCAGGCGCATGAACACCGCCGTGAACAGCAGTCGAGCGATCCATCGAAGGAACATAGGAAGCACGTACCCGCGAATGGCTCGGATGATGCGCGTAGCGCGGGTCCCACTCCGGCCGCGCGCGCGACCGAGGGCGCGGGCCGCGCAAGCTTGTGTAGGCGGCGGCCCGTCCGGGTAAGAGACCATTTCGGCAGTAGCCATCAAGAGGAGGGCGTGTTCACGTGTCGAAGGAGAAGGTCTACACGGTTTCGAAGCGCAAGAAGAAGAGTGGGTGGAAAGCGAAAGAGTCCAGGATCGGGGTGATCGCCAGGGCCGACAACAAGGAGGACGTCGTTCAAGCGGCTGCCCAGATCGCGAACCTCCAGAAGCGGGCCACACTCCGGATCGAGAAGGAGAACGGCGAGGTCCAAGAGGAGCGCTCCTACCCTCGAGGGGCCGACAGCAGACCAAAGTGAACAGGTCTCATCTCAGACGTGATCCCGCGAGATCCGACGCGGGCGCAACGATCCGCTACCGCGCTAGGGCAGGTCGAACGCGAGCCCGAAAGGGCTTCCCTCTGTGTCTCGACACACGCTCCACCGCTCTCCCGGGTGGATGACCTCACCGCCGAGCTCGCGGACGCGCTGCAGCGCCGCGTCCATGTCCAGAACCGAGAAATATGGGAGCGAGACCCGGTCGCCGGGCCCCGACCCCCTCTGGTGGAGGCCGAGCGCGGAGCCTCCCCCGTGAGTCTGCCAGCCTTCACCTTCACCCCCGGCGCGGTCCTCGAGCTCCACGTCCAAGAGCGCACTCCAGAACCCGCGAGCCCGGGCCGGGTCGTCGGCAGGGAACTCCACGAGTCGAAGCGGCGAGGTCACGTCACCAC
The sequence above is a segment of the Actinomycetota bacterium genome. Coding sequences within it:
- a CDS encoding NAD(P)-binding domain-containing protein, translating into MAAQHGREYVETLVIGGGQAGLATGYQLARRDLPYKIIDANPRIGDAWRNRWDSLRLFTPNRLNRLPGMSFPGYHWGFPSKNEWADYLESYARKFDLQVETRIRVERLSREGDRFVATSGDRRFEADNVVVAMSSWQRPRIPECASDLDARIVQLHVAEYKNPGQLQEGSVLVVGAGNSGAEVANEVARTHEVVLSGPSTGAIPFRPESVVARVLMPFIGRVIFHRVLTTGTPIGRKARPKMISSGEPLIRVKPKDLAALGVQRVPRVTGVSEGLPQLEDGRSVDAANVVWCTGFQPGFSWIELPVLGPQEPLHERGIVDSEPGLYFIGLKFLHSVSSEQIHGVGRDADYIARTIEARRAVRSVSDAPDARRNTSGAR
- a CDS encoding PadR family transcriptional regulator, with the protein product MTTQLTTTSYAVLAQVAVHPWSTYELAQQRVRYFRYVWPRAESAIYREVKRLSAMGLLTGKKDYVGKRARTVYSITDEGREALRGWLSTPVSPFAMDFEAMIRLFVAPLGTKDQIVTTLHQVRDDAREMLRFGGEVKQEFLEGLAVTQDQVYIRALAVDFFISLLNTVHAWAERTIEEIESWDDLSPDGKNERALDRIRELPVATPRPIETTPVAPRTQLRPRQHRTR
- a CDS encoding WGxxGxxG family protein; its protein translation is MKHDPPGIASAQANEFGGEGNMKRSLTALALAAVLTLGGGAVATAQDTDTSVTEEATNDDGDTGLFGLAGLLGLIGLAGLKRRDRSDHVRTGRDDVRR
- a CDS encoding hemerythrin domain-containing protein — translated: MDAIQLLEDDHDALKELLEKADSTTERGVKTREELLTRIKNDLTVHEAIEEEIFYPALKEHAKTKEITLEAYEEHHVVDEIMGEIEQTPFDDERWGAKFTVMKENIEHHIEEEEGEMFKQARQVLDAAEIEKLGDRMAARKKSLLAG
- a CDS encoding adenylate/guanylate cyclase domain-containing protein, whose translation is MTASSTFGYAKTDDGIYLGYRVDGDGPIDVVSQSDWPGNIDLEWDDPVSGDWLRELRSFSRVITHDPRGLGLSSRNVGLPTLETRVSDLMTVLNTIGVRRPVLFGVLATGAVNILAAATRPRLPRALVWVEPAPRYARAEDFPWGVTPEDLQSELDFIDLWGTEAYGKAFLQDQEVLGNVMPPELGAYMPRWTRGACTPDVARKLVQMWAEIDVRNVLDAVRTPTLLLVHKERKDAVDTAEYVAARMPAAEVRAMPGDAWDSEDFPAWVEQIRDFIGVERPSAAHSTVLATVLFTDIVGSTQRSSAMPGREWKELLQRHHAIVRDSLHHLDGTEVDTAGDGFYATFDGPARAIRCAVDIAERVAELGIEIRAGIHTGECEVIDGNAGGLAVSIGARVAANAGPSEVLVSQTVRDLVAGSGLTFEDAGEHELKGVPDRWHLYRVVGHTA
- a CDS encoding DUF2188 domain-containing protein, whose translation is MSKEKVYTVSKRKKKSGWKAKESRIGVIARADNKEDVVQAAAQIANLQKRATLRIEKENGEVQEERSYPRGADSRPK
- a CDS encoding VOC family protein, giving the protein MTSPLRLVEFPADDPARARGFWSALLDVELEDRAGGEGEGWQTHGGGSALGLHQRGSGPGDRVSLPYFSVLDMDAALQRVRELGGEVIHPGERWSVCRDTEGSPFGLAFDLP